One part of the Rhodococcus oxybenzonivorans genome encodes these proteins:
- a CDS encoding MarR family winged helix-turn-helix transcriptional regulator, with translation MGSNADLRDTWRLLASRYNDIACELDREMQHAHSLSMSDFETLDRLMDATCDRPRMQDLAAEMYLSPSALSRSVARLEKAGLVARSLCEADRRGVFVDVTEHGRQVHADAKKIQLAVLNEKLSDAT, from the coding sequence ATGGGATCGAATGCAGACCTGCGCGACACGTGGAGGCTGCTTGCAAGCAGGTACAACGACATAGCCTGCGAGTTGGACCGTGAGATGCAACACGCTCACAGCTTGAGCATGAGTGATTTCGAGACGCTCGACCGCCTCATGGATGCCACCTGTGACCGGCCGCGCATGCAGGACCTGGCCGCAGAGATGTACCTCAGCCCCAGCGCGTTGTCCCGCAGCGTGGCCAGACTCGAGAAAGCCGGCCTCGTCGCCCGTTCCTTGTGTGAAGCAGATCGGAGGGGCGTGTTCGTGGACGTCACCGAACACGGGCGGCAGGTGCACGCCGACGCCAAGAAGATTCAGTTGGCCGTTCTCAACGAAAAGCTCTCGGACGCAACCTGA
- a CDS encoding LON peptidase substrate-binding domain-containing protein, which translates to MPLLPMFPLGSAMLPGQQLPLHVFEPRYQELVRDCLASPDGPRFGVVLIARGHEVGGGDVRHDVGTIARIESHAAVGDGRYELFCRTEDRIKVSKWLPDNPYPIAEVDLWPDENTGTQTADYEFPALVERLEFLYGLLRRLAVATDNVPPEVPVVSGFRGDLGARLYELATYIPMGDADRLEILAAAGADERTRVVSEAIENAIEMVQFRLL; encoded by the coding sequence ATGCCACTGCTCCCCATGTTCCCGCTGGGATCGGCGATGCTGCCCGGCCAGCAGCTGCCGTTGCACGTCTTCGAACCGCGGTACCAGGAGTTGGTTCGCGACTGCCTCGCCTCACCTGACGGCCCCCGCTTCGGTGTCGTCCTGATCGCCCGCGGCCACGAGGTGGGTGGTGGTGACGTCCGCCATGATGTCGGGACCATCGCCCGCATCGAATCCCATGCCGCTGTCGGCGACGGACGTTACGAGCTGTTCTGCCGGACCGAAGATCGCATCAAGGTGTCGAAGTGGCTGCCCGACAATCCTTATCCGATCGCCGAGGTCGATCTGTGGCCAGACGAGAACACCGGCACACAGACCGCCGACTACGAATTTCCGGCCCTCGTCGAGCGACTCGAGTTCCTGTACGGCCTGTTGCGGCGGCTGGCGGTCGCCACCGACAACGTCCCACCCGAGGTTCCCGTGGTCAGCGGTTTCCGAGGTGACCTGGGGGCGCGGCTCTACGAGCTGGCCACCTACATCCCGATGGGCGACGCCGATCGCCTCGAAATTCTCGCCGCTGCCGGCGCCGACGAACGGACCAGGGTGGTGTCCGAAGCCATCGAGAACGCCATCGAAATGGTGCAGTTTCGGCTGCTGTGA
- a CDS encoding transglutaminase-like domain-containing protein, whose amino-acid sequence MKRHVSATLDIEVTDATSLEFKIAVARNPASELSESLTFTLDGDRIDAREILAEHGTRVHLLEVAPGSLRVEYSASVAGKGDPPPVTDYDISKYLRPSRYAEADKFFGFTGGEFDLSKPKAELVQDITNWVGSRLLYQGGSSRSTDSAVDTMLSGAGVCRDFAHLTVALLRAVTIPARLVAVYAPGCNPMDFHAVVEAFVDEQWRVVDATQLAPRESLMRIATGRDAADTAFLDNHGGAITLENTVVTAVVDGEFPSDDYLTPTSLT is encoded by the coding sequence ATGAAACGTCACGTCTCCGCCACTCTCGACATCGAGGTCACCGACGCCACCAGTCTCGAGTTCAAGATTGCGGTGGCGCGGAATCCGGCCTCCGAATTGTCGGAGTCGCTGACGTTCACTCTCGACGGCGACCGGATCGACGCACGGGAGATCCTGGCAGAGCACGGTACTCGCGTGCACCTGCTCGAGGTAGCGCCGGGATCACTGCGCGTCGAGTACTCGGCTTCGGTTGCGGGCAAGGGCGATCCGCCTCCGGTCACCGACTACGACATCTCGAAGTATCTGCGGCCCAGTCGATATGCCGAGGCGGACAAGTTCTTCGGATTCACCGGCGGCGAGTTCGATCTATCCAAGCCGAAGGCCGAACTCGTGCAGGACATCACGAACTGGGTCGGGTCACGGTTGCTTTACCAGGGTGGATCGAGCAGATCCACCGACAGCGCGGTAGACACCATGCTTTCCGGCGCTGGGGTATGCCGTGACTTCGCACACCTCACCGTGGCGCTTCTGCGCGCCGTCACCATTCCTGCCCGCCTCGTGGCGGTGTACGCACCGGGGTGTAATCCGATGGATTTTCATGCTGTCGTCGAGGCGTTCGTCGACGAGCAATGGCGGGTGGTCGACGCAACGCAACTCGCCCCGCGTGAATCTTTGATGCGGATCGCGACGGGTCGCGACGCCGCCGACACCGCGTTTCTCGACAATCACGGCGGGGCCATCACTCTCGAAAACACGGTTGTCACCGCCGTGGTGGACGGCGAATTCCCCTCCGACGACTACCTCACTCCGACGTCACTCACCTGA
- a CDS encoding alpha/beta hydrolase, with translation MHHRESSFAGVGGVRIAYDVWLPDRRPRGVLVLCHGFGEHARRYDHVIERLGELDLAIYTPDHRGHGRSGGKRVHLRDWTEFTDDLHQLFGIASTDWPGTDRFLLGHSMGGAIALSYALDHQQDLKALMLSAPAVDITSGTPRVVVEIGKLMGRFLPGLPVESLDAKLISRNPAVVSAYEDDPLVHHGKVPAGIARGMIVTAEKLPERLPSLTVPLLLQHGKEDGLASVRGTELIAEYAGSPDLTVEIYENLYHEVYNEPENEEVLDDLVNWLRPRVQS, from the coding sequence ATGCACCATCGAGAATCATCCTTCGCCGGTGTCGGTGGAGTCCGCATCGCCTACGACGTGTGGCTCCCGGACCGTCGCCCCCGCGGCGTGCTGGTCCTCTGCCACGGATTCGGCGAGCATGCCCGGCGCTACGACCACGTGATCGAGAGGCTCGGCGAACTCGACCTCGCGATCTACACTCCCGATCATCGTGGCCACGGACGATCGGGCGGCAAGCGAGTTCACCTGCGAGATTGGACCGAGTTCACCGACGACCTGCACCAGTTGTTCGGTATTGCATCCACCGACTGGCCCGGCACCGATCGTTTTCTCCTGGGCCACAGCATGGGGGGTGCCATCGCCCTGTCCTACGCGCTCGATCATCAGCAGGACTTGAAGGCTTTGATGCTGTCGGCGCCCGCCGTCGACATCACCAGTGGGACGCCGCGGGTGGTCGTCGAGATAGGCAAGCTCATGGGCCGGTTCCTTCCCGGGCTGCCGGTGGAGTCACTCGACGCGAAACTCATTTCCCGCAATCCGGCTGTCGTGTCGGCCTACGAGGATGATCCGCTGGTGCATCACGGGAAGGTTCCTGCCGGCATCGCCCGCGGCATGATCGTCACCGCGGAGAAGCTGCCCGAGCGGCTGCCATCGTTGACTGTCCCGCTCCTGCTCCAGCACGGCAAGGAGGACGGACTCGCCAGCGTCCGTGGTACCGAACTGATTGCCGAGTACGCCGGTTCCCCGGATCTGACGGTCGAGATCTACGAAAACCTCTACCACGAGGTGTACAACGAACCTGAGAACGAAGAGGTTCTCGACGACCTGGTGAACTGGTTGCGTCCCCGCGTTCAGAGCTGA
- a CDS encoding cytochrome P450 yields the protein MQLDDVDLYDPDTYVNGVPHEMFAALRRDAPIYRHYDHSGQPFWCVTRHADIVAVNRDATTYSSWRGATYIDDLDPADLAGQQLMMLNMDPPDHTALRKIVSKGFTPRRIGELHDILARRATTIVDAVIERGECDFVVDVASELPLQAIADFLGVPQEDRKLIFDLTNQMIGSSDPEFHGEEGQERDAAAQMFAYSQSMFEDRQQHPRDDIATALIKADVHGEKLSELDFNMFFMLLAVAGNETTRNAISHTQLALMEHPDERRKVLDDPAKLDSLIEEGLRWATPVMQFRRTATTDTVLGGVEIAEGDRVVIWHMSGNRDEAVFDDPYAFDIDRSPNHHVAFGGGGHHFCLGANLARAEMKVMLAEILRRMPDMEQTEPAQRLRSNFINGLKHLPVQFTPAAAS from the coding sequence GTGCAGCTCGACGACGTGGATCTATACGACCCAGACACGTATGTGAACGGCGTGCCGCACGAGATGTTCGCCGCGCTTCGCCGAGATGCACCGATCTATCGGCATTACGACCACAGCGGCCAGCCGTTCTGGTGCGTCACCCGCCACGCAGACATCGTGGCCGTGAACCGGGACGCCACCACCTACTCGTCCTGGCGAGGCGCCACCTACATCGACGACCTCGACCCCGCAGATCTGGCCGGCCAGCAGTTGATGATGCTGAACATGGATCCGCCCGACCACACGGCGTTGCGCAAAATCGTCAGCAAGGGCTTCACACCGCGGCGGATCGGTGAACTCCACGACATCCTCGCGCGCCGGGCCACCACGATCGTCGATGCGGTGATCGAACGGGGCGAATGCGACTTCGTCGTCGATGTGGCGTCAGAACTTCCGTTGCAGGCCATCGCCGACTTCCTGGGTGTACCGCAGGAGGATCGTAAGCTCATCTTCGACCTGACCAACCAGATGATCGGTTCGAGCGACCCGGAGTTCCACGGTGAGGAAGGTCAGGAGCGCGACGCCGCCGCTCAGATGTTCGCGTACAGCCAGTCGATGTTCGAGGACCGTCAGCAGCATCCGCGCGACGACATCGCGACCGCGTTGATCAAGGCCGATGTCCACGGTGAGAAACTCAGCGAACTCGATTTCAACATGTTCTTCATGCTGCTCGCGGTCGCCGGCAACGAGACCACCCGCAACGCCATCTCGCACACGCAGTTGGCCCTGATGGAACACCCCGACGAGCGCCGGAAGGTGCTCGACGATCCGGCCAAGCTCGACTCCCTCATCGAGGAGGGTCTGCGCTGGGCCACCCCGGTCATGCAGTTCCGGCGCACCGCGACCACCGACACCGTGCTCGGTGGTGTGGAGATTGCCGAGGGTGATCGAGTGGTGATCTGGCACATGTCCGGCAATCGCGACGAAGCGGTATTCGATGACCCCTATGCGTTCGACATCGACCGCTCCCCCAACCACCACGTTGCGTTCGGCGGCGGCGGTCACCACTTCTGTCTCGGCGCCAACCTCGCACGGGCCGAGATGAAGGTGATGCTCGCCGAAATTCTGCGTCGTATGCCCGACATGGAGCAGACCGAGCCCGCCCAGCGACTGCGATCCAACTTCATCAACGGCCTGAAACACCTGCCCGTCCAGTTCACGCCGGCGGCCGCTTCGTGA
- a CDS encoding phytoene desaturase family protein, with product MNNVDAVVIGSGPNGLVAAATLADAGWDVAVVEAQPTAGGAVRSAELVPGYCSDLFSAFYPLSEVSPAIRGLDLEAHGLRWSYAPKALGHARSADDEDAPVIHPDPADTAADLERRQPGDGDAWMQLVEQWHDIKDPLINTLFSPFPPVRGPGRLLRQLGTADTLRLARFLLLPARRMAHELFRSEAARVLLLGNAMHADVPPDSAGSGVMGYILTMLAQDHGYPVPMGGAGELAAAMVRRGERAGAQYHYNDAVTAIDVRAGRAVGVRTASGAHFLARRAVVADVSAPALYGSLLPDAAVSSRLRDDLRHFEWDTPVVKVNYALSHKIPWRSASLAGAGTVHLGAGDDGLVHWMADLTTGTVPETPFLLFGQMTTSDPTRSPEGTESAWAYTHLPRGVSDDASAELLAQRVDDVLEAHAPGFKDIVVGRVVQRPSDLEASNANLVGGAVNGGTAQLHQQLVFRPGPGNARAETPISGLYLGSSSAHPGGGVHGVCGLNAAHAALSADGPRGWLRRRTSTSVIDLLSKGPKGKPFEK from the coding sequence GTGAACAACGTCGACGCAGTGGTCATCGGATCCGGCCCCAACGGCCTCGTCGCTGCCGCGACTCTGGCGGACGCAGGGTGGGATGTCGCAGTTGTCGAGGCACAGCCCACAGCTGGTGGCGCCGTGCGATCCGCGGAGCTCGTGCCCGGATACTGTTCCGACCTGTTCAGCGCCTTCTATCCGCTGTCTGAGGTCTCCCCTGCGATCCGCGGGCTCGACCTCGAAGCGCACGGGCTGCGGTGGAGTTACGCACCCAAAGCCCTCGGACACGCCCGGTCGGCAGACGACGAGGATGCGCCCGTCATCCATCCGGATCCCGCGGACACCGCCGCGGATCTCGAACGCAGGCAGCCCGGTGACGGTGACGCGTGGATGCAGCTGGTCGAGCAATGGCACGACATCAAGGACCCGTTGATCAACACCTTGTTCAGCCCGTTCCCGCCCGTGCGGGGCCCGGGTCGCCTGCTGCGGCAACTGGGCACCGCGGATACTCTGCGGCTGGCTCGATTCCTCCTGCTTCCTGCCCGGCGGATGGCCCACGAGCTGTTCCGCAGCGAGGCTGCCCGCGTGCTGCTGCTCGGCAACGCGATGCACGCCGACGTTCCGCCCGACTCCGCCGGCAGCGGCGTCATGGGTTACATCCTGACGATGCTCGCCCAGGACCACGGCTACCCCGTGCCGATGGGTGGGGCGGGTGAGCTGGCAGCCGCCATGGTGCGGCGAGGAGAACGCGCCGGCGCGCAGTATCACTACAACGATGCGGTCACCGCCATCGACGTGCGTGCCGGGCGCGCCGTCGGCGTGCGAACGGCGTCGGGTGCACATTTCCTCGCGCGCCGGGCCGTGGTCGCCGATGTCTCGGCACCGGCCCTCTACGGCTCGCTGCTCCCGGACGCCGCAGTCTCGTCCCGGCTGCGCGACGATCTACGGCACTTCGAATGGGACACACCGGTTGTCAAGGTGAATTATGCGCTCTCGCACAAGATTCCGTGGCGTTCCGCCAGCCTTGCCGGGGCGGGCACCGTCCATCTCGGGGCCGGCGACGACGGACTCGTGCATTGGATGGCCGATCTGACCACCGGAACCGTCCCCGAGACTCCGTTCCTGCTGTTCGGTCAGATGACCACCTCGGATCCGACGAGATCACCCGAGGGCACCGAAAGTGCGTGGGCATACACGCATCTTCCGCGCGGCGTCAGCGACGACGCGTCCGCCGAATTGCTGGCACAGCGGGTGGACGACGTGCTCGAGGCGCACGCGCCCGGGTTCAAGGACATCGTCGTCGGGCGCGTCGTCCAGCGACCCTCCGATTTGGAGGCGTCCAATGCCAACCTCGTCGGGGGCGCCGTGAACGGCGGGACTGCGCAGCTCCACCAGCAGCTGGTGTTTCGGCCAGGACCGGGCAATGCCCGCGCAGAGACGCCGATCAGCGGTCTCTACCTGGGCAGTTCCTCAGCTCACCCGGGCGGTGGCGTCCACGGCGTCTGCGGGCTGAATGCCGCCCACGCCGCGCTGAGTGCGGACGGTCCGCGCGGTTGGCTGCGACGGCGCACCTCGACCAGTGTCATCGACCTCTTGTCGAAGGGCCCGAAAGGGAAACCCTTCGAGAAATGA